Proteins encoded together in one Mycobacterium sp. MS1601 window:
- a CDS encoding GntR family transcriptional regulator, with protein MQSLSGRDRAYAYLRDQVLSSPAATGTFLNEQQLATQIGVSRTPVREALLTLQAEGLVEMVPKRGVYVPAMSGRQIAELMDLRGALERHAASTFLKAGTTPVAAMQATLTDQGAICASDDDGAAQRFIELDTRFHQILIDAAGSELLSRTYAGLRARQLRVGLTALLHGHERRREVCTEHQTIVDALANGDEQLAHRAIDEHLQITLQILLRA; from the coding sequence ATGCAATCCCTTTCGGGTCGAGATCGAGCGTATGCGTATCTGCGTGATCAGGTGCTGAGCTCACCTGCGGCGACGGGCACGTTCCTCAACGAGCAGCAGCTGGCCACCCAGATCGGGGTGTCGCGCACCCCGGTCCGCGAGGCACTGCTGACGTTGCAAGCCGAGGGCCTGGTCGAGATGGTGCCCAAGCGCGGGGTGTATGTGCCTGCGATGTCGGGCCGGCAGATCGCCGAGTTGATGGACCTGCGCGGAGCGCTGGAGCGCCATGCCGCCTCGACCTTCCTGAAGGCGGGCACCACCCCTGTCGCCGCCATGCAGGCCACCCTCACCGACCAGGGTGCGATCTGCGCCTCCGACGACGACGGCGCCGCACAGCGATTCATCGAACTCGACACCCGGTTCCACCAGATCCTCATCGACGCCGCCGGAAGCGAACTGCTCTCGCGCACCTATGCGGGGCTGCGCGCCCGGCAGCTCCGCGTCGGATTGACCGCGTTGCTGCACGGGCACGAACGCCGCCGCGAGGTCTGTACCGAGCACCAGACGATCGTCGATGCGTTGGCCAACGGAGACGAGCAGCTGGCTCACCGGGCCATCGACGAACATCTTCAGATCACCCTGCAGATCCTGTTGCGGGCGTAG
- a CDS encoding carbon-nitrogen hydrolase family protein gives MYTSSKLRISLAQLNSGLEPDRNLTLIEAQVADAAAAGSAMVVFPEAMMRRFGAPLGEVAEPLDGPWATAVRAVAAKHGVVVVAGMFTPSQDGRVHNTTLITGPGVDAHYHKIHLYDAFGFAESDTVAPGSDPVTVTIGETVVGFATCYDIRFPALFQKLGDRGAQVIVVSASWGAGPRKAEQWELLAQARALDSTAYIVACGQADPGETLGSAPLGVGHSIVCSPTGEVLAGLGSESGTLTVDLDVSAVAEVRQQLPVLANRRTFDAEQ, from the coding sequence ATGTATACCTCATCAAAGCTCCGTATCAGTCTGGCGCAGTTGAACTCCGGCCTCGAGCCCGACCGCAACCTCACGTTGATCGAGGCTCAGGTGGCCGACGCGGCCGCGGCTGGATCGGCGATGGTGGTGTTCCCCGAGGCGATGATGCGCCGGTTCGGAGCGCCGTTGGGTGAGGTGGCCGAACCGCTCGACGGCCCCTGGGCCACAGCGGTACGTGCGGTCGCCGCCAAACACGGCGTGGTGGTCGTGGCCGGGATGTTCACACCGTCGCAGGACGGCCGGGTGCACAACACGACTCTGATCACCGGTCCCGGCGTGGACGCCCACTATCACAAGATCCACCTCTACGACGCCTTCGGTTTTGCTGAATCCGACACCGTCGCACCGGGATCCGATCCGGTCACCGTCACGATCGGCGAAACCGTCGTGGGCTTCGCCACTTGTTACGACATCCGCTTCCCCGCGCTGTTCCAGAAGCTGGGTGACCGCGGTGCCCAGGTGATCGTGGTGTCGGCCTCCTGGGGCGCCGGGCCTCGGAAAGCCGAGCAGTGGGAACTGCTTGCGCAGGCGCGGGCACTGGACTCGACGGCCTACATCGTGGCCTGCGGCCAGGCGGATCCGGGGGAGACCCTCGGAAGTGCCCCGCTGGGGGTCGGCCACAGCATCGTCTGCTCACCGACCGGTGAGGTGCTCGCCGGCCTCGGTTCGGAGTCGGGCACGCTGACCGTGGACCTGGACGTGTCCGCTGTCGCCGAGGTGCGCCAGCAGTTGCCGGTGCTGGCCAACCGGCGCACTTTCGACGCGGAACAATAA